Proteins from a single region of Streptomyces sp. Tu 3180:
- the aroB gene encoding 3-dehydroquinate synthase, which produces MSSEAVTRIPVGGTAGTEPYEVLVGRQLLGELAGLIGTRAKRVAIVHPEALAETGDALRADLAEQGYEAIAVQVPNAEEAKTAEVAAYCWKALGQSGFTRTDVIVGVGGGATTDLAGFVAATWLRGVRWIAVPTTVLAMVDAAVGGKTGINTAEGKNLVGAFHPPAGVLCDLAALDSLPVNDYVSGLAEVIKAGFIADPVILDLIEADPQAARTPAGPHTAELIERSIRVKADVVSSDLKESGLREILNYGHTLGHAIEKNERYKWRHGAAVSVGMHFAAELGRLAGRLDDATADRHRTILEAVGLPLHYRYDQWPKLLETMKVDKKSRGDLLRFIVLDGLAKPTVLEGPDPAVLLAAYGEVGE; this is translated from the coding sequence ATGAGCAGCGAGGCAGTGACCCGGATCCCCGTCGGCGGCACGGCGGGCACCGAGCCCTACGAGGTGCTGGTGGGCCGTCAGCTCCTGGGCGAGCTGGCCGGGCTGATCGGCACCAGGGCCAAGCGGGTGGCGATCGTGCACCCCGAGGCGCTGGCCGAGACCGGCGACGCGCTCCGCGCCGACCTGGCCGAGCAGGGCTACGAGGCGATCGCCGTCCAGGTGCCCAACGCGGAGGAGGCCAAGACCGCCGAGGTCGCCGCCTACTGCTGGAAGGCGCTGGGCCAGTCCGGGTTCACCCGCACCGACGTCATCGTCGGCGTGGGCGGCGGCGCGACCACCGACCTGGCCGGGTTCGTGGCCGCCACCTGGCTGCGCGGCGTGCGCTGGATCGCCGTCCCGACCACCGTGCTGGCCATGGTGGACGCGGCCGTCGGCGGCAAGACCGGCATCAACACCGCCGAGGGCAAGAACCTGGTGGGGGCCTTCCACCCGCCCGCCGGCGTGCTGTGCGACCTGGCCGCGCTGGACTCCCTCCCGGTCAACGACTACGTCTCGGGGCTGGCGGAGGTCATCAAGGCCGGCTTCATCGCCGACCCCGTGATCCTGGACCTCATCGAGGCCGACCCGCAGGCCGCCCGCACCCCGGCCGGCCCGCACACCGCCGAGCTCATCGAGCGGTCCATCCGGGTCAAGGCCGACGTGGTCTCCTCCGACCTGAAGGAGTCGGGCCTCAGGGAGATCCTCAACTACGGCCACACGCTGGGCCACGCCATCGAGAAGAACGAGCGCTACAAGTGGCGTCACGGCGCGGCGGTGTCGGTGGGCATGCACTTCGCCGCCGAACTGGGCCGCCTGGCGGGCCGTCTCGACGACGCGACCGCGGACCGCCACCGCACGATCCTCGAGGCGGTCGGCCTGCCGCTGCACTACCGCTACGACCAGTGGCCCAAGCTGCTGGAGACCATGAAGGTCGACAAGAAGTCCCGCGGCGACCTGCTGCGCTTCATCGTCCTCGACGGCCTCGCCAAGCCCACCGTGCTGGAGGGACCGGACCCGGCCGTCCTGCTCGCCGCGTACGGCGAGGTGGGGGAGTAG
- a CDS encoding shikimate kinase translates to MTPPLIVLVGPMGVGKSTVGRLMAERLGVGYRDTDDDIVAGEGRSIADIFVDEGEGAFRAIEKRAVRTALTAHDGVLALGGGAILDADTRALLAGQRVVYLSMDVEEAVRRTGLNTARPLLAVNPRRQWRELMEARRHLYEEVATAVVPTDGRTPEEVTEAALDALELKER, encoded by the coding sequence ATGACCCCACCGCTGATCGTGCTGGTCGGCCCGATGGGCGTGGGCAAGTCCACCGTCGGGCGGCTGATGGCCGAGCGGCTGGGCGTTGGCTACCGGGACACCGACGACGACATCGTCGCCGGTGAGGGCCGCAGCATCGCCGACATCTTCGTCGACGAGGGCGAGGGCGCCTTCCGGGCGATCGAGAAGCGGGCGGTGCGCACCGCGCTCACCGCGCACGACGGTGTCCTGGCGCTGGGCGGCGGCGCGATCCTCGACGCCGACACCCGCGCGCTGCTCGCCGGGCAGCGGGTCGTCTACCTGTCGATGGACGTCGAGGAGGCGGTCAGGCGCACCGGCCTCAACACCGCCCGGCCGCTGCTCGCGGTCAACCCGCGCAGGCAGTGGCGCGAGCTGATGGAGGCCCGGCGGCACCTGTACGAGGAGGTCGCCACGGCCGTCGTGCCCACGGACGGCCGCACCCCCGAAGAGGTCACCGAAGCCGCCCTGGACGCACTGGAGTTGAAGGAAAGATGA
- the aroC gene encoding chorismate synthase: MSRLRWLTAGESHGPALVATLEGLPAGVPITTRMVADHLARRRLGYGRGARMKFEQDEVTFLGGVRHGLTLGSPVAIMVGNTEWPKWEQVMAADPVDPEVLAGLARNAPLTRPRPGHADLAGMQKYGFDEARPVLERASARETAARVALGAVARSYLKETAGIEIVSHVVELAAAKAPYGVYPTPADVVKLDADPVRCLDADASKAMVAEIDQAHKDGDTLGGVVEVLAYGVPVGLGSHVHWDRRLDARLAAALMGIQAIKGVEVGDGFDLARVPGSRAHDEIVATGEGIKRASGRSGGTEGGLTTGELLRVRAAMKPIATVPRALRTVDVATGEEAAAHHQRSDVCAVPAAGIVAEAMVALVLADAVAEKFGGDSVTETRRNVTAYLENLAIR, translated from the coding sequence TTGAGCAGGTTGCGCTGGCTGACCGCGGGGGAGTCCCACGGTCCCGCACTCGTCGCGACGCTGGAGGGTCTTCCCGCCGGCGTGCCGATCACCACGCGGATGGTGGCGGACCACCTGGCGAGGCGGCGGCTGGGCTACGGGCGCGGTGCCCGGATGAAGTTCGAGCAGGACGAGGTCACCTTCCTCGGCGGTGTCCGGCACGGCCTCACGCTCGGCTCTCCGGTCGCGATCATGGTGGGCAACACCGAGTGGCCGAAGTGGGAGCAGGTCATGGCGGCCGACCCGGTCGACCCGGAGGTGCTGGCCGGCCTGGCGCGCAACGCCCCGCTGACCCGCCCCCGCCCCGGCCACGCCGACCTGGCCGGCATGCAGAAGTACGGCTTCGACGAGGCCCGGCCGGTCCTGGAGCGCGCCTCGGCCCGCGAGACCGCGGCCCGGGTGGCGCTGGGCGCGGTGGCCCGGTCGTACCTGAAGGAGACCGCCGGCATCGAGATCGTCAGCCACGTCGTCGAACTGGCCGCGGCGAAGGCGCCGTACGGCGTGTACCCGACCCCGGCCGACGTGGTGAAGCTGGACGCGGACCCGGTGCGCTGCCTGGACGCGGACGCCTCGAAGGCGATGGTGGCGGAGATCGACCAGGCCCACAAGGACGGCGACACCCTCGGCGGTGTGGTGGAGGTGCTGGCGTACGGCGTGCCGGTCGGGCTCGGCTCGCACGTGCACTGGGACCGGCGTCTGGACGCCCGGCTCGCCGCCGCGCTGATGGGCATCCAGGCGATCAAGGGCGTCGAGGTCGGTGACGGCTTCGACCTGGCGCGGGTGCCCGGCTCCCGGGCGCACGACGAGATCGTCGCCACCGGCGAGGGCATCAAGCGCGCCTCGGGCCGTTCCGGCGGCACCGAGGGCGGGCTGACCACCGGTGAGCTGCTGCGGGTGCGGGCGGCGATGAAGCCGATCGCGACCGTGCCGCGGGCGCTGAGGACCGTGGACGTCGCCACCGGCGAGGAGGCCGCGGCGCACCACCAGCGCTCGGACGTGTGCGCCGTGCCGGCCGCCGGCATCGTCGCCGAGGCGATGGTCGCCCTCGTCCTCGCGGACGCGGTGGCGGAGAAGTTCGGCGGCGACAGCGTCACCGAGACCCGCCGCAACGTGACGGCGTACCTCGAGAACCTGGCCATCCGATGA
- a CDS encoding shikimate dehydrogenase, with product MPVRAGAQRAAVLGSPIAHSLSPVLHRAAYAELGLGGWTYDRFEIDEKALPGFFETLGPEWAGLSLTMPLKRAVIPLLDSVSDTAASVDAVNTVVLTRDGRRTGDNTDIPGMVAALREHGIDAVDTAAILGAGATASSALAALARICTGEIAVYVRSEARAAEMRQWAERLGATVRIADWDDAEQALHAPLVVATTPAGVTDGLARAVPERPAALFDVLYDPWPTALAARWSAYGGAVVGGLDLLVHQAVLQVEQMTGRAPAPLEAMRKAGEQALATR from the coding sequence ATGCCAGTTAGGGCCGGGGCGCAGCGGGCGGCCGTGCTCGGCTCCCCGATCGCCCACTCCCTCTCCCCGGTGCTGCACCGCGCCGCCTACGCGGAGCTGGGACTCGGGGGCTGGACGTACGACCGCTTCGAGATCGACGAGAAGGCACTGCCCGGGTTCTTCGAGACGCTCGGTCCCGAGTGGGCGGGGCTGTCGCTGACCATGCCCCTGAAGCGGGCCGTGATCCCGCTGCTGGACTCGGTCAGCGACACCGCCGCCTCGGTCGACGCGGTCAACACCGTCGTCCTCACCCGGGACGGCCGCCGGACCGGCGACAACACCGACATCCCCGGCATGGTCGCCGCCCTGCGCGAGCACGGCATCGACGCGGTGGACACCGCCGCGATCCTCGGCGCGGGCGCCACCGCCTCCTCCGCGCTCGCCGCACTCGCGCGGATCTGCACGGGCGAGATCGCCGTCTACGTCCGCAGCGAGGCCCGCGCCGCCGAGATGCGGCAGTGGGCCGAGCGGCTCGGCGCGACGGTGCGCATCGCGGACTGGGACGACGCCGAGCAGGCCCTGCACGCCCCGCTGGTGGTCGCCACGACCCCGGCGGGTGTCACCGACGGCCTCGCCCGGGCGGTCCCGGAACGCCCCGCGGCCCTCTTCGACGTGCTCTACGACCCGTGGCCGACCGCCCTCGCGGCCCGCTGGTCGGCGTACGGCGGTGCCGTGGTCGGCGGGCTCGACCTGCTGGTGCACCAGGCCGTGCTCCAGGTCGAGCAGATGACGGGGCGGGCACCGGCCCCGCTGGAGGCCATGCGAAAAGCGGGCGAGCAGGCCCTGGCCACCCGCTAG
- the mltG gene encoding endolytic transglycosylase MltG: MTEYGRGQGSEPWHPDDPLYGDGGWGGQQAGQQDRQSPYGGQPQHYPQQPHAQQQYGDWGAAEQDGYPQPQQYPQHDQQYPPQQQYDTGGWQTGAHPQDPYAAGPADPYGQQTGAYGGEQADPYSTPDAYPPPAPGRRRAEPEPQTDWDPGPDQGEHAFFAGGGDDGDGRDGEPGDRRGRGERRGRSGKEKKRRNGFACLVVVMVFGGGIAGIGYFGYQFYQDRFGSAPDFAGDGNGQQVTVTIPKGAGGYAIGQVLKEEGVVKSVDAFVAAQQSNPQGKTIQDGVYTLEKEMSAASAVELMLSPKSRNNLIIAEGKRNVDIYKLIDKRLKVKEGTTAEVAETEWKNLGLPEWAMNHENVKDPLEGFLFPSSYGVTKGQKPEDVLRKMVEQAVAKYEALDFEEKAESLGLEGPWELVTVASLVQAEGKTHDDFRKMSEVVYNRLKPTNTETNQLLQFDSTFNYLQGESNIHISESEINSNQDPYNTYTNKGLPPGPIGNPGEEALRAALDPTEDGWIYFVATDGVNKTEFAKTHDDFLKLKEKFNAS; this comes from the coding sequence ATGACTGAGTATGGCCGGGGCCAAGGCTCCGAACCGTGGCATCCGGACGATCCGTTGTACGGAGACGGCGGATGGGGAGGACAGCAGGCCGGGCAGCAGGACCGGCAGTCCCCCTACGGCGGCCAGCCGCAGCATTACCCGCAGCAGCCGCACGCCCAGCAGCAGTACGGCGACTGGGGCGCCGCCGAGCAGGACGGTTACCCCCAGCCGCAGCAGTACCCGCAGCACGACCAGCAGTACCCCCCTCAGCAGCAGTACGACACCGGCGGCTGGCAGACCGGCGCCCACCCGCAGGACCCGTACGCCGCCGGCCCGGCGGACCCGTACGGGCAGCAGACCGGGGCGTACGGCGGGGAGCAGGCCGACCCCTACAGCACCCCCGACGCCTATCCGCCGCCGGCGCCCGGCCGCCGGCGTGCCGAACCCGAGCCGCAGACCGACTGGGACCCGGGCCCCGACCAGGGCGAACACGCCTTCTTCGCGGGCGGCGGCGACGACGGTGACGGCCGGGACGGCGAGCCGGGCGACCGCCGCGGGCGCGGCGAGCGCCGGGGCCGCAGCGGCAAGGAGAAGAAGCGGCGCAACGGCTTCGCCTGCCTCGTGGTGGTCATGGTCTTCGGCGGCGGCATCGCCGGAATCGGATATTTCGGGTACCAGTTCTACCAGGATCGTTTCGGCAGCGCCCCGGACTTCGCGGGGGACGGCAACGGCCAGCAGGTCACCGTCACGATCCCCAAGGGCGCCGGCGGGTACGCCATCGGCCAGGTGCTCAAGGAAGAAGGCGTGGTCAAGAGCGTCGACGCCTTCGTCGCGGCCCAGCAGAGCAACCCCCAGGGCAAGACGATCCAGGACGGCGTCTACACGCTGGAGAAGGAGATGTCGGCCGCCAGCGCCGTCGAGCTGATGCTCAGCCCGAAGAGCCGCAACAACCTGATCATCGCCGAGGGCAAGCGCAACGTCGACATCTACAAGCTCATCGACAAGCGCCTCAAGGTGAAGGAAGGCACCACCGCCGAGGTCGCCGAGACCGAGTGGAAGAACCTCGGCCTGCCCGAATGGGCGATGAACCACGAGAACGTCAAGGACCCGCTGGAGGGCTTCCTCTTCCCGTCGAGCTACGGCGTGACCAAGGGGCAGAAGCCCGAGGACGTGCTGAGGAAGATGGTGGAGCAGGCCGTCGCCAAGTACGAGGCACTGGACTTCGAGGAGAAGGCGGAGAGCCTCGGTCTCGAAGGGCCGTGGGAGCTGGTGACGGTCGCCAGCCTGGTGCAGGCCGAGGGCAAGACCCACGACGACTTCCGCAAGATGTCCGAGGTCGTCTACAACCGGCTCAAGCCCACCAACACCGAGACCAACCAGCTGCTCCAGTTCGACTCGACCTTCAACTACCTGCAGGGCGAGAGCAACATCCACATCAGCGAGTCCGAGATCAACAGCAACCAGGACCCGTACAACACCTACACCAACAAGGGCCTGCCGCCCGGACCCATCGGCAACCCCGGCGAAGAGGCCCTGCGGGCTGCGCTGGACCCCACGGAGGACGGCTGGATCTACTTCGTGGCCACCGACGGCGTGAACAAGACCGAGTTCGCCAAGACGCACGACGACTTCCTGAAGCTGAAGGAAAAGTTCAATGCCAGTTAG
- the ruvX gene encoding Holliday junction resolvase RuvX produces the protein MRRGRRLAIDVGDARIGVASCDPDGILATPVETVPGRDVPAAHRRLKQLVEEYEPIEVVVGLPRSLKGGEGPAAAKVRGFAQELARVIAPLPVRLVDERMTTVTASQGLRASGVKSRKGRSVIDQAAAVIILQQALESERVSDEPPGEGVEVVI, from the coding sequence ATGCGCAGAGGACGTCGTCTCGCGATCGACGTCGGGGACGCCCGGATCGGGGTCGCCTCGTGCGACCCCGACGGGATCCTCGCCACCCCGGTCGAGACCGTCCCCGGCCGGGACGTCCCGGCCGCCCACCGGCGGCTGAAGCAGCTCGTCGAGGAGTACGAGCCGATCGAGGTCGTCGTCGGCCTCCCTCGCTCCCTCAAGGGGGGCGAGGGTCCGGCCGCGGCCAAGGTCCGCGGCTTCGCCCAGGAACTGGCCCGCGTGATCGCGCCCCTTCCGGTGCGGCTCGTGGACGAACGCATGACCACGGTGACGGCGAGCCAGGGGCTGCGGGCCTCGGGGGTGAAGTCCAGGAAGGGACGGTCCGTCATCGATCAGGCGGCCGCTGTGATCATCCTCCAGCAGGCACTGGAATCCGAACGGGTGTCAGACGAACCACCCGGCGAGGGCGTCGAAGTGGTCATCTGA
- the alaS gene encoding alanine--tRNA ligase, with protein sequence MESAEIRRRWLSFFEERGHTVVPSASLIADDPTLLLVPAGMVPFKPYFLGEVKPPFERATSVQKCVRTPDIEEVGKTTRHGTFFQMCGNFSFGDYFKEGAIKLAWELLTSPQDKGGYGLDPERLWITVYKDDDEAERIWHEVVGVPKERIQRLGMKDNYWSMGVPGPCGPCSEINYDRGPEFGAEGGPAVNDERYVEIWNLVFMQYERGEGTGKDNFEILGDLPSKNIDTGLGLERLAMILQGVQNMYEIDTSMAVIDKATELTGVRYGDAHASDVSLRVVTDHMRTATMLIGDGVTPGNEGRGYVLRRIMRRAIRNMRLLGATGPVVKDLIDVVIGMMGQQYPELITDRERIEKVALAEENAFLKTLKAGTNILDTAVSDTKAAGSTVLPGDKAFLLHDTWGFPIDLTLEMAAEQGLSVDEEGFRRLMKEQRERAKADAQAKKTGHADLGAYREIADRAGATDFIGYTDTEGESTVVGILVDGASSPAATEGDEVEIVLDRTPFYAEGGGQIGDTGRIKVDTGAVIEVRDCQKPVPGVYVHKGVVQVGEVTVGAKAHASIDARRRTAIARAHSATHLTHQALRDALGPTAAQAGSENQPGRFRFDFGSPSAVPQTVMLDVEQKINEVLARDLDVRADVMGIEEAKKQGAIAEFGEKYGERVRVVTIGDFSKELCGGTHVHNTAQLGLVKLLGESSIGSGVRRIEALVGVDAYNFLAREHTVVNQLTELLKGRSEELPEKVAGMLAKLKDAEKEIEKFRAEKVLQAAAGLAESAKDVRGIAVVTGQVPDGTTADDLRKLVLDVRGRIQGGRAVVVALFTTVNGKPLTVIATNEAARERGLKAGDLVRAAAKTLGGGGGGKPDVAQGGGQNPAAIGEAVDAVERLVADTAK encoded by the coding sequence ATGGAGTCGGCCGAGATCCGCCGCCGCTGGCTGAGCTTCTTCGAGGAGCGCGGGCACACCGTCGTCCCTTCGGCGTCGCTCATCGCGGACGACCCGACTCTGCTGCTCGTCCCGGCCGGCATGGTGCCCTTCAAGCCCTACTTCCTGGGTGAGGTCAAGCCGCCCTTCGAGCGCGCCACCAGCGTGCAGAAGTGCGTGCGCACGCCCGACATCGAAGAGGTCGGCAAGACCACCCGGCACGGCACCTTCTTCCAGATGTGCGGCAACTTCTCCTTCGGCGACTACTTCAAGGAAGGCGCCATCAAGCTCGCCTGGGAGCTGCTCACCAGCCCCCAGGACAAGGGCGGTTACGGCCTCGACCCCGAGCGCCTGTGGATCACCGTCTACAAGGACGACGACGAGGCCGAGCGCATCTGGCACGAGGTCGTCGGCGTGCCGAAGGAGCGCATCCAGCGCCTCGGCATGAAGGACAACTACTGGTCCATGGGCGTCCCCGGCCCCTGCGGCCCCTGCTCCGAGATCAACTACGACCGCGGCCCCGAGTTCGGCGCCGAGGGCGGCCCCGCCGTCAACGACGAGCGGTACGTGGAGATCTGGAACCTCGTCTTCATGCAGTACGAGCGGGGCGAGGGCACCGGCAAGGACAACTTCGAGATCCTCGGGGACCTGCCGAGCAAGAACATCGACACCGGCCTCGGTCTCGAGCGGCTCGCCATGATTCTGCAGGGCGTGCAGAACATGTACGAGATCGACACCTCCATGGCCGTGATCGACAAGGCCACCGAGCTGACCGGCGTCCGCTACGGCGACGCCCACGCCTCGGACGTCTCCCTGCGCGTGGTCACCGACCACATGCGCACCGCCACCATGCTCATCGGCGACGGCGTCACCCCGGGCAACGAGGGCCGCGGCTACGTGCTGCGCCGCATCATGCGCCGCGCCATCCGCAACATGCGCCTGCTCGGCGCCACCGGCCCGGTCGTCAAGGACCTGATCGACGTCGTGATCGGCATGATGGGGCAGCAGTACCCCGAGCTGATCACCGACCGCGAGCGGATCGAGAAGGTCGCCCTCGCCGAGGAGAACGCCTTCCTCAAGACGCTGAAGGCCGGCACCAACATCCTCGACACCGCCGTCAGCGACACCAAGGCCGCCGGCTCCACCGTGCTGCCCGGCGACAAGGCCTTCCTGCTCCACGACACCTGGGGCTTCCCGATCGACCTCACCCTGGAGATGGCCGCCGAGCAGGGGCTGTCCGTGGACGAGGAGGGCTTCCGCCGCCTGATGAAGGAGCAGCGGGAGCGCGCCAAGGCCGACGCCCAGGCCAAGAAGACCGGCCACGCCGACCTCGGCGCCTACCGCGAGATCGCCGACCGGGCCGGTGCCACCGACTTCATCGGCTACACCGACACCGAGGGCGAGTCGACGGTCGTCGGCATCCTCGTCGACGGCGCCTCCTCGCCGGCCGCCACCGAGGGCGACGAGGTCGAGATCGTCCTCGACCGCACCCCGTTCTACGCCGAGGGCGGCGGCCAGATCGGCGACACCGGCCGCATCAAGGTGGACACCGGTGCCGTCATCGAGGTCCGCGACTGCCAGAAGCCGGTCCCCGGCGTCTACGTCCACAAGGGCGTCGTCCAGGTCGGCGAGGTCACCGTCGGAGCCAAGGCCCACGCCTCCATCGACGCCCGCCGCCGCACGGCCATCGCCCGCGCCCACTCGGCCACCCACCTCACCCACCAGGCCCTGCGCGACGCCCTCGGCCCGACGGCCGCCCAGGCCGGTTCCGAGAACCAGCCCGGCCGCTTCCGCTTCGACTTCGGCTCCCCGTCCGCCGTGCCGCAGACGGTCATGCTCGACGTCGAGCAGAAGATCAACGAGGTGCTCGCCCGCGACCTCGACGTGCGCGCCGACGTCATGGGCATCGAGGAGGCCAAGAAGCAGGGCGCCATCGCCGAGTTCGGCGAGAAGTACGGCGAGCGCGTCCGCGTGGTCACCATCGGCGACTTCTCCAAGGAGCTGTGCGGCGGCACCCACGTGCACAACACCGCCCAGCTGGGTCTGGTGAAGCTGCTCGGCGAGTCCTCCATCGGCTCCGGCGTGCGCCGTATCGAGGCCCTGGTCGGCGTGGACGCCTACAACTTCCTCGCCCGCGAGCACACGGTCGTCAACCAGCTCACCGAACTGCTCAAGGGCCGCTCCGAGGAGCTTCCGGAGAAGGTGGCCGGCATGCTGGCCAAGCTGAAGGACGCCGAGAAGGAGATCGAGAAGTTCCGCGCCGAGAAGGTGCTCCAGGCCGCCGCCGGTCTCGCCGAGTCCGCCAAGGACGTCCGCGGCATCGCCGTCGTCACCGGTCAGGTCCCGGACGGCACCACCGCCGACGACCTGCGCAAGCTGGTCCTCGACGTGCGCGGCCGCATCCAGGGCGGACGGGCCGTGGTGGTCGCCCTGTTCACCACGGTCAACGGCAAGCCGCTCACGGTCATCGCCACCAACGAGGCCGCCCGCGAGCGCGGCCTGAAGGCCGGTGACCTGGTGCGCGCCGCCGCCAAGACCCTCGGCGGCGGCGGTGGCGGCAAGCCGGACGTCGCCCAGGGCGGCGGCCAGAACCCCGCCGCCATCGGCGAGGCCGTCGACGCCGTCGAGCGGCTCGTCGCCGACACCGCGAAGTAG
- a CDS encoding DUF948 domain-containing protein: MSGGEVAGILVAVFWAILVSFLAVALARLAQTLRATTKLVADVTDQAVPLLADASAAVRSAQTQIERVDAIASDVQEVTSNASALSTTVASTFGGPLVKVAAFGYGVRRAVSGRKEDAEARTPRRTVVVGRTVPGTRREKRTRGKRD; this comes from the coding sequence GTGTCCGGTGGAGAGGTGGCCGGAATCCTGGTGGCCGTCTTCTGGGCGATCCTGGTCTCCTTCCTCGCGGTGGCCCTCGCGAGGCTGGCCCAGACGCTCAGGGCGACCACCAAGCTCGTGGCGGACGTCACCGACCAGGCCGTCCCGCTGCTGGCCGACGCCTCCGCGGCGGTGCGCTCCGCGCAGACCCAGATCGAACGGGTCGACGCGATCGCCTCCGACGTGCAGGAGGTCACCTCCAACGCCTCCGCGCTGTCCACCACCGTGGCCTCCACCTTCGGCGGGCCGCTCGTCAAGGTGGCCGCCTTCGGCTACGGCGTGCGCCGGGCCGTCAGCGGCCGCAAGGAGGACGCCGAGGCCAGGACGCCGAGGCGCACCGTGGTCGTGGGCCGCACCGTACCGGGCACCCGGCGGGAGAAGCGCACCCGTGGAAAGAGGGACTGA